A genomic stretch from Etheostoma cragini isolate CJK2018 chromosome 8, CSU_Ecrag_1.0, whole genome shotgun sequence includes:
- the tle3a gene encoding transducin-like enhancer protein 3-A isoform X6 — protein MYPQGRHPAPHQPGQPGFKFTVAESCDRIKDEFQFLQAQYHSLKVEYDKLANEKTEMQRHYVMYYEMSYGLNIEMHKQTEIAKRLNAILAQIMPFLSQEHQQQVAQAVERAKQVTMTELNAIIGQQAAYPALMQQQLQAQHLSHAAHGPPVQLPPHPSGLQPPGIPPVTGSGSGLLALGALGSQAHLPVKDEKNHHELEHRENTNNSVSPSESLRTASEKHRSSSDYSLDSKKRKVEEKDSMSRYDSDGEKSDDLVVDVSNEDPATPRASPAHSPPENGIDKPRPPKKDTPNSPASVASSGSTPSSKAKELSHNDKSSTPGLKSNTPTPRNDAPTPGTSSTPGLRPILGKPPGMEALAAPALRTPLSIAGSYPTPFAMMGHHEMNGGLTSPSVYAGLHISPQMSAAAAAAYGRSPMGFDPHTHMRAPGLPASLTSISGGKPAYSFHVSADGQMQPVPFPPDALIGPGIPRHARQINTLSHGEVVCAVTISNPTRHVYTGGKGCVKIWDISQPGSKSPVSQLDCLNRDNYIRSCKLLPDGRTLIVGGEASTLTIWDLASQTPRIKAELTSSAPACYALAISPDAKVCFSCCSDGNIAVWDLHNQTLVRQFQGHTDGASCIDISHDGTKLWTGGLDNTVRSWDLREGRQLQQHDFTSQIFSLGYCPTGEWLAVGMESSNVEVLHHSKPDKYQLHLHESCVLSLKFAYCGKWFVSTGKDNLLNAWRTPYGASIFQSKESSSVLSCDISTDDKYIVTGSGDKKATVYEVIY, from the exons ATGTATCCACAAGGCCGACATCCG GCTCCACATCAGCCCGGTCAGCCTGGCTTCAAATTCACTGTAGCAGAGTCTTGTGACAGGATTAAAGATGAATTTCAGTTCCTGCAAGCCCAGTATCACAG TCTTAAGGTGGAGTATGACAAACTGGCCAATGAGAAGACAGAGATGCAGCGCCACTATGTCATG TATTACGAGATGTCCTATGGACTGAACATAGAGATGCACAAACAG ACGGAGATTGCCAAACGGCTCAATGCAATTTTAGCTCAAATTATGCCTTTCCTGTCACAAGAG CACCAACAGCAGGTCGCTCAGGCAGTGGAGCGGGCTAAGCAGGTGACTATGACTGAGCTGAATGCTATCATCGGG CAGCAAGCTGCCTACCCTGCTCTCATG cagcagcagctccaggcACAGCACCTCTCCCATGCTGCTCACGGGCCTCCGGTCCAGCTGCCACCTCACCCCTCAGGCCTGCAGCCGCCTGGCATCCCTCCTGTGACAGGCTCTGGATCAGGCCTGCTGGCACTAGGTGCCCTGGGCAGCCAAGCCCACCTCCCAGTAAAGGATGAGAAGAACCACCATGAGCTCGAACACAGAG AGAACACG AATAACTCCGTATCTCCATCCGAAAGCTTACGCACAGCCAGTGAGAAACACCGCAGCTCCTCTGACTACAGTTTGGACTCTAAGAAACGCAAAGTGGAAGAGAAGGACAGTATGAGCAGATAT GACAGTGATGGAGAGAAAAGTGATGACCTGGTGGTAGATGTGTCTAATGAG GACCCTGCCACTCCGCGGGCAAGCCCCGCCCACTCACCACCTGAGAATGGCATTGATAAGCCCCGCCCCCCAAAGAAGGACACACCCAACAGCCCTGCATCAGTGGCATCCTCTGGAAGCACCCCATCATCCAAGGCCAAGGAGCTCAGTCAT AATGACAAATCCTCCACGCCTGGCCTAAAGTccaacacccccaccccccgcaACGATGCCCCCACCCCTGGCACCAGCTCCACTCCCGGGCTCAGACCCATCCTGGGCAAACCACCAGGCATGGAGGCTCTTG CAGCCCCAGCTCTGCGTACCCCTCTGTCCATCGCAGGCTCTTACCCTACCCCCTTTGCCATGATGGGCCATCATGAAATGAATGGAGGCCTGACTAGTCCTAGTGTGTATGCTGGTCTGCACATCTCCCCTCAGATGAgcgctgcagcagctgcagcctaTGGACGTTCCCCCATG GGGTTTGATCCTCACACCCACATGAGAGCTCCAGGCCTTCCAGCCAGCCTCACATCCATTTCTGGTGGCAAACC GGCTTACTCCTTCCACGTCAGTGCAGACGGTCAGATGCAGCCTGTGCCCTTTCCGCCCGATGCCCTGATCGGCCCCGGTATTCCACGCCACGCCCGTCAGATCAACACGCTGAGCCACGGCGAGGTGGTGTGCGCTGTTACCATTAGCAACCCCACACGTCATGTGTATACTGGTGGCAAAGGCTGTGTCAAAATCTGGGACATTAGCCAACCTGGCAGCAAGAGCCCTGTGTCCCAACTGGACTGTTTG AACAGGGATAACTATATCCGCTCCTGTAAGCTGCTGCCTGATGGCCGCACATTGATCGTTGGAGGCGAGGCCAGCACATTGACCATCTGGGATCTGGCCTCTCAGACACCTCGCATCAAAGCTGAACTCACCTCCTCAGCCCCGGCATGCTACGCCTTGGCCATCAGCCCTGATGCCAAAGTCTGCTTCTCCTGCTGCAGTGATGGAAACATTGCCGTTTGGGACCTGCACAATCAGACTCTCGTTAG GCAGTTCCAAGGTCACACAGATGGTGCAAGCTGTATTGACATATCCCATGATGGCACTAAGCTGTGGACAGGTGGTCTTGACAACACTGTTCGCTCCTGGGATCTGAGGGAGGGTCGACAGCTGCAGCAGCATGACTTCACTTCACAG ATCTTCTCCTTGGGCTACTGTCCGACTGGAGAGTGGCTTGCTGTGGGCATGGAGAGCAGCAACGTGGAGGTGCTCCACCACTCAAAGCCTGACAAGTATCAGCTCCACCTACACGAGAGCTGTGTCCTCTCCCTCAAGTTTGCCTACTGtg GTAAATGGTTTGTAAGCACTGGGAAGGACAATCTGTTGAATGCTTGGAGGACTCCATATGGCGCCAGCATATTCCAG TCCAAGGAATCCTCATCTGTCCTGAGCTGTGACATCTCGACAGACGATAAGTATATTGTGACGGGCTCTGGTGACAAGAAGGCCACTGTTTATGAAGTGATCTACTAG
- the tle3a gene encoding transducin-like enhancer protein 3-A isoform X8, with protein MQQQLQAQHLSHAAHGPPVQLPPHPSGLQPPGIPPVTGSGSGLLALGALGSQAHLPVKDEKNHHELEHRENTNNSVSPSESLRTASEKHRSSSDYSLDSKKRKVEEKDSMSRYDSDGEKSDDLVVDVSNEDPATPRASPAHSPPENGIDKPRPPKKDTPNSPASVASSGSTPSSKAKELSHNDKSSTPGLKSNTPTPRNDAPTPGTSSTPGLRPILGKPPGMEALAAPALRTPLSIAGSYPTPFAMMGHHEMNGGLTSPSVYAGLHISPQMSAAAAAAYGRSPMGFDPHTHMRAPGLPASLTSISGGKPAYSFHVSADGQMQPVPFPPDALIGPGIPRHARQINTLSHGEVVCAVTISNPTRHVYTGGKGCVKIWDISQPGSKSPVSQLDCLNRDNYIRSCKLLPDGRTLIVGGEASTLTIWDLASQTPRIKAELTSSAPACYALAISPDAKVCFSCCSDGNIAVWDLHNQTLVRQFQGHTDGASCIDISHDGTKLWTGGLDNTVRSWDLREGRQLQQHDFTSQIFSLGYCPTGEWLAVGMESSNVEVLHHSKPDKYQLHLHESCVLSLKFAYCGKWFVSTGKDNLLNAWRTPYGASIFQSKESSSVLSCDISTDDKYIVTGSGDKKATVYEVIY; from the exons ATG cagcagcagctccaggcACAGCACCTCTCCCATGCTGCTCACGGGCCTCCGGTCCAGCTGCCACCTCACCCCTCAGGCCTGCAGCCGCCTGGCATCCCTCCTGTGACAGGCTCTGGATCAGGCCTGCTGGCACTAGGTGCCCTGGGCAGCCAAGCCCACCTCCCAGTAAAGGATGAGAAGAACCACCATGAGCTCGAACACAGAG AGAACACG AATAACTCCGTATCTCCATCCGAAAGCTTACGCACAGCCAGTGAGAAACACCGCAGCTCCTCTGACTACAGTTTGGACTCTAAGAAACGCAAAGTGGAAGAGAAGGACAGTATGAGCAGATAT GACAGTGATGGAGAGAAAAGTGATGACCTGGTGGTAGATGTGTCTAATGAG GACCCTGCCACTCCGCGGGCAAGCCCCGCCCACTCACCACCTGAGAATGGCATTGATAAGCCCCGCCCCCCAAAGAAGGACACACCCAACAGCCCTGCATCAGTGGCATCCTCTGGAAGCACCCCATCATCCAAGGCCAAGGAGCTCAGTCAT AATGACAAATCCTCCACGCCTGGCCTAAAGTccaacacccccaccccccgcaACGATGCCCCCACCCCTGGCACCAGCTCCACTCCCGGGCTCAGACCCATCCTGGGCAAACCACCAGGCATGGAGGCTCTTG CAGCCCCAGCTCTGCGTACCCCTCTGTCCATCGCAGGCTCTTACCCTACCCCCTTTGCCATGATGGGCCATCATGAAATGAATGGAGGCCTGACTAGTCCTAGTGTGTATGCTGGTCTGCACATCTCCCCTCAGATGAgcgctgcagcagctgcagcctaTGGACGTTCCCCCATG GGGTTTGATCCTCACACCCACATGAGAGCTCCAGGCCTTCCAGCCAGCCTCACATCCATTTCTGGTGGCAAACC GGCTTACTCCTTCCACGTCAGTGCAGACGGTCAGATGCAGCCTGTGCCCTTTCCGCCCGATGCCCTGATCGGCCCCGGTATTCCACGCCACGCCCGTCAGATCAACACGCTGAGCCACGGCGAGGTGGTGTGCGCTGTTACCATTAGCAACCCCACACGTCATGTGTATACTGGTGGCAAAGGCTGTGTCAAAATCTGGGACATTAGCCAACCTGGCAGCAAGAGCCCTGTGTCCCAACTGGACTGTTTG AACAGGGATAACTATATCCGCTCCTGTAAGCTGCTGCCTGATGGCCGCACATTGATCGTTGGAGGCGAGGCCAGCACATTGACCATCTGGGATCTGGCCTCTCAGACACCTCGCATCAAAGCTGAACTCACCTCCTCAGCCCCGGCATGCTACGCCTTGGCCATCAGCCCTGATGCCAAAGTCTGCTTCTCCTGCTGCAGTGATGGAAACATTGCCGTTTGGGACCTGCACAATCAGACTCTCGTTAG GCAGTTCCAAGGTCACACAGATGGTGCAAGCTGTATTGACATATCCCATGATGGCACTAAGCTGTGGACAGGTGGTCTTGACAACACTGTTCGCTCCTGGGATCTGAGGGAGGGTCGACAGCTGCAGCAGCATGACTTCACTTCACAG ATCTTCTCCTTGGGCTACTGTCCGACTGGAGAGTGGCTTGCTGTGGGCATGGAGAGCAGCAACGTGGAGGTGCTCCACCACTCAAAGCCTGACAAGTATCAGCTCCACCTACACGAGAGCTGTGTCCTCTCCCTCAAGTTTGCCTACTGtg GTAAATGGTTTGTAAGCACTGGGAAGGACAATCTGTTGAATGCTTGGAGGACTCCATATGGCGCCAGCATATTCCAG TCCAAGGAATCCTCATCTGTCCTGAGCTGTGACATCTCGACAGACGATAAGTATATTGTGACGGGCTCTGGTGACAAGAAGGCCACTGTTTATGAAGTGATCTACTAG